One Streptomyces sp. CNQ-509 DNA window includes the following coding sequences:
- a CDS encoding sugar transferase, which yields MTAEPRRGTRVRSAAAKPAWYLPAALVTDAAGIAIPVVLVFLTTRQPYPAHCAALAAGGWLAVRAARRRYSARQLGESGAVVPLLQDWLLLFGVLAVVRAFTADSAAEPQPALLALLPALVLTVVTAKLLHHHLVASRREGQAVRRVLVVAEPATADHVVGRLAARTDHEYVVVGVVPVGEAPLSCGAPEAARLGPVPSDRAGWDAQAVLAAAREHGAELVLAAPGPLLPAARLRQLAWALHDAGLPLAVLPGIAEVAERRLRLSVVAGLTLLHIAPPLRRGAQSTLKALSDRVAAAIGIVLLAPVFAVIAAAVRFTSPGPVFHRQTRLGRGGAPFTMWKFRSMVEDAEQQKAALSVVNDHDGSPIFKIRRDPRVTRVGEVLRRSSLDELPQLFNVLRGEMSLVGPRPPLPEEVARYSDTELRRLAVKPGMTGLWQVSGRSDLTWDETIALDLHYVENWSFAHDMDVMARTLRAVVDGRGAY from the coding sequence ATGACGGCGGAGCCGAGACGCGGGACCCGCGTCCGCTCCGCCGCAGCGAAGCCGGCGTGGTACTTGCCGGCTGCCCTCGTCACCGACGCGGCGGGGATCGCGATCCCCGTCGTGCTCGTCTTCCTCACCACCCGGCAGCCGTATCCGGCGCACTGCGCCGCGCTGGCCGCCGGGGGCTGGCTCGCCGTACGGGCCGCGCGGCGCCGCTACTCCGCGCGGCAGCTCGGCGAGTCGGGCGCGGTGGTGCCGCTGCTGCAGGACTGGCTCCTGCTCTTCGGCGTGCTCGCCGTCGTCCGCGCGTTCACCGCCGACAGCGCGGCGGAACCACAGCCGGCGCTGCTCGCGCTGCTGCCTGCGCTGGTGCTGACCGTCGTCACCGCCAAGCTGCTCCACCACCATCTCGTCGCGTCCCGGCGGGAGGGCCAGGCGGTGCGGCGCGTGCTGGTGGTCGCCGAGCCGGCCACCGCCGACCACGTCGTCGGCCGGTTGGCGGCACGTACGGACCACGAGTACGTGGTCGTCGGTGTCGTCCCGGTCGGCGAGGCGCCGCTGTCCTGCGGCGCCCCGGAGGCCGCCCGGCTGGGCCCGGTCCCCTCGGACCGGGCGGGCTGGGACGCCCAGGCGGTGCTGGCCGCCGCCCGGGAGCACGGCGCCGAGCTGGTCCTCGCCGCTCCCGGACCGCTGCTGCCGGCGGCCCGGCTGCGGCAGTTGGCCTGGGCGCTGCACGACGCGGGGCTGCCGCTGGCCGTGCTGCCGGGCATCGCGGAGGTCGCGGAGCGGCGGCTGCGGCTGTCGGTGGTCGCGGGCCTGACGCTGCTGCACATCGCGCCGCCGCTGCGGCGGGGGGCGCAGTCGACGCTCAAGGCGTTGAGCGACCGGGTGGCCGCGGCGATCGGCATCGTGCTGCTGGCGCCGGTGTTCGCGGTGATCGCGGCGGCGGTGAGGTTCACGTCGCCGGGGCCGGTGTTCCACAGGCAGACCCGCCTCGGGCGGGGCGGGGCGCCGTTCACGATGTGGAAGTTCCGCAGCATGGTCGAGGACGCGGAGCAGCAGAAGGCCGCGCTGTCGGTGGTCAACGACCACGACGGCAGCCCGATCTTCAAGATCCGCCGCGACCCGCGGGTCACGCGGGTCGGCGAGGTGCTGCGCCGCAGCTCACTGGACGAGCTGCCGCAGTTGTTCAACGTGCTGCGCGGCGAGATGTCCCTGGTCGGCCCGCGCCCGCCGCTGCCGGAGGAGGTCGCCCGCTACAGCGACACCGAGCTGCGCCGGCTGGCGGTGAAGCCGGGGATGACGGGCCTGTGGCAGGTCAGCGGCCGCTCGGACCTCACCTGGGACGAGACGATCGCGCTCGACCTGCACTACGTGGAGAACTGGTCCTTCGCCCACGACATGGACGTGATGGCCCGCACCCTGCGCGCGGTCGTCGACGGCCGGGGGGCGTATTGA
- a CDS encoding GDP-L-fucose synthase, which produces MTPSNELSSPAGADGLPPAARSFLPPGARVFVAGHRGLVGSAVARRLTADGYDVVTRTRAELDLRDAERTAAWLAAVRPDAVVLAAAKVGGIMANSRFPVQFLEDNLRIQLSVIAGSHAASVRRLLFLGSSCIYPKLAGQPIREDSLLTGPLEPTNQPYALAKIAGIEQVQAYRRQYGAAYISAMPTNLYGPGDNFDLETSHVLPALIRRFHEARETGAEEVVLWGTGTPRREFLHVDDLAAACLTLLRGYDADAPVNVGCGEDLTIRELAETVRDVVGYRGRIAFDTSRPDGTPRKLLDVSRITELGWRPEIGLREGIAAVYEDWRKP; this is translated from the coding sequence ATGACGCCATCGAACGAACTGTCCTCGCCCGCGGGCGCTGACGGACTCCCGCCCGCCGCCCGGAGCTTCCTCCCGCCCGGCGCGCGCGTCTTCGTCGCGGGCCACCGCGGTCTGGTCGGCTCGGCCGTCGCCCGCCGGCTGACCGCCGACGGCTACGACGTGGTCACCCGCACCCGCGCCGAGCTGGACCTGCGCGACGCGGAGCGGACGGCGGCCTGGCTGGCGGCAGTCCGGCCGGACGCGGTGGTGCTGGCCGCGGCCAAGGTCGGCGGGATCATGGCGAACAGCCGCTTCCCGGTGCAGTTCCTGGAGGACAACCTGCGCATCCAGTTGAGCGTCATCGCCGGCAGCCACGCGGCGTCCGTACGGCGGCTGCTCTTCCTCGGCTCCTCGTGCATCTACCCCAAGCTCGCCGGCCAGCCGATCCGCGAGGACTCGCTGCTGACCGGGCCGCTGGAGCCGACGAACCAGCCCTACGCGCTGGCGAAGATCGCCGGCATCGAGCAGGTGCAGGCGTACCGCAGGCAGTACGGCGCGGCGTACATCTCGGCGATGCCGACGAACCTGTACGGCCCCGGCGACAACTTCGACCTGGAGACGAGCCACGTCCTGCCGGCCCTTATCCGCCGCTTCCACGAGGCACGGGAGACGGGCGCGGAGGAGGTCGTGCTCTGGGGCACGGGAACGCCCCGGCGGGAGTTCCTCCACGTGGACGACCTGGCGGCGGCGTGCCTCACGCTGCTGCGGGGCTACGACGCGGACGCTCCCGTGAACGTCGGCTGCGGCGAGGACCTGACGATCCGCGAACTGGCGGAGACCGTACGGGACGTCGTGGGCTACCGGGGCCGCATCGCCTTCGACACGAGCCGCCCGGACGGCACGCCGCGCAAGCTGCTGGACGTCTCCCGCATCACGGAACTGGGCTGGCGCCCGGAGATCGGACTGCGGGAGGGCATCGCGGCGGTCTACGAGGACTGGCGTAAGCCCTGA
- the gmd gene encoding GDP-mannose 4,6-dehydratase translates to MGKTALITGVTGQDGSYLAELLLAKGYTVHGLVRRSSSFNTERIDHIYEEPQEPGRRLVLHHADLSDGVALVNLLRDLAPDEVYNLGAQSHVRVSFDAPLYTADVTGLGSMRLLEAVRAAGIDTRLYQASSSEMFGSAPPPQNERTPFHPRSPYGCAKVFGYWSTVNYREAYGLFAVNGILFNHESPRRGETFVTRKITRAVARIRAGLQDRLYMGNLDAVRDWGYAPEYVEAMWLMLQRDVPDDYVVATGEAGSVRQFLEAAFGAAGLDWTEYVRFDPKYERPSEVDALIGDASKAGDLLGWKPQVKWPELARIMVEADIGALDAELAGATVRIDR, encoded by the coding sequence ATGGGCAAGACGGCCCTCATCACCGGCGTCACCGGCCAGGACGGCTCGTACCTCGCCGAACTGCTGCTCGCCAAGGGCTACACGGTGCACGGTCTCGTGCGGCGCTCGTCGTCGTTCAACACCGAGCGCATCGACCACATCTACGAGGAGCCGCAGGAACCGGGACGCCGCCTGGTGCTGCACCACGCGGACCTCTCCGACGGCGTCGCGCTGGTGAACCTGCTGCGCGACCTGGCGCCCGACGAGGTCTACAACCTCGGCGCCCAGTCGCACGTCCGGGTCTCCTTCGACGCCCCGCTCTACACCGCGGACGTCACCGGCCTCGGCTCCATGCGGCTGCTGGAGGCGGTACGCGCCGCGGGCATCGACACCCGGCTCTACCAGGCGTCGTCCTCGGAGATGTTCGGCTCCGCCCCGCCGCCGCAGAACGAGCGGACCCCCTTCCACCCGCGCAGCCCGTACGGCTGCGCCAAGGTCTTCGGCTACTGGTCGACGGTGAACTACCGGGAGGCGTACGGCCTCTTCGCGGTGAACGGCATCCTCTTCAACCACGAGTCGCCGCGCCGCGGTGAGACCTTCGTCACCCGGAAGATCACCCGCGCCGTGGCGCGGATCAGGGCGGGTCTCCAGGACCGCCTCTACATGGGCAACCTCGACGCGGTACGCGACTGGGGCTACGCCCCGGAGTACGTCGAGGCGATGTGGCTGATGCTCCAGCGCGACGTGCCGGACGACTACGTGGTCGCCACCGGCGAGGCCGGCAGCGTCCGCCAGTTCCTGGAGGCCGCGTTCGGCGCCGCGGGCCTCGACTGGACGGAGTACGTGCGCTTCGACCCCAAGTACGAGCGCCCCAGCGAGGTCGACGCGCTCATCGGAGACGCCTCGAAGGCAGGCGACCTGCTCGGCTGGAAGCCGCAGGTCAAGTGGCCGGAGCTGGCACGGATCATGGTGGAGGCGGACATCGGGGCGCTCGACGCCGAACTCGCCGGCGCCACCGTCAGGATCGACAGGTAA
- a CDS encoding DNRLRE domain-containing protein, which translates to MHKHRRTRKWGALGVALAVVTGTLVTVGVTYSSPEAEAVTPPVAMTADDLSTWQTNGVVWSMAESNGVVFAGGTFSAIRPPGAAAGTSETKAANFAAFNAATGEPTDCKLNFTIGSGTATVRALTVSPDGKTLYAGGEFGTVNGVSRSRVAAIDIASCTVKTGFNAGAVSARVYGLDAAASGRLYLAGDFKTVRGKSRVKFAAVNATTGALNSWKANAGPDRAGRVIEETPNGQHVVVGGDFNGLNGDASVHGLAVVRADTGATVRAFKGVSNNQNNPYELHWNSLVKGIHIDGSGIYTAHEGHGGGVFDGRLAMNLNSTFTQRWRDTCLGATQDVTVYKDVLYSVSHAHNCSSMGQFPELNERQHLLAESVDNPKPLLSWFPDTDDGPSGTEQIGPRVMVTSSSGGKDYMWVGGEFTRIQSNGNKLQQGLVRFANTPDSRKPVAGATGVTAANVDGGVRLRWKAGWDRDDSKLTYTIYRNGEALETKPTLDSNFWTLPQGSFTDSTVKPGTSYSYQITASDAVGNTTAKSAAVTVTTPGTPSETTVERTTTADAYVNGSATSTNYGAHNQLLVRKTSPYLSYLRFSLPQAPSGMTLKSAKLTLRTTNDASAGTPDTVSVQPVTGAWSESEVTYATRPALSSTVLGTFTGATELDTDYTASLSAAQLSGSLGDTLDVALTSDGTDAWWVRARETSYAPKLTLTFGAG; encoded by the coding sequence ATGCACAAGCACAGAAGGACGCGGAAGTGGGGGGCGCTCGGCGTCGCCCTCGCGGTGGTGACGGGCACGCTCGTGACGGTCGGCGTCACGTACTCCTCGCCCGAGGCCGAGGCGGTGACGCCGCCGGTGGCGATGACCGCGGACGACCTGTCGACCTGGCAGACCAACGGCGTGGTCTGGTCCATGGCCGAGTCGAACGGCGTGGTCTTCGCCGGCGGTACGTTCTCCGCCATCCGCCCGCCCGGCGCGGCGGCCGGCACCAGCGAGACGAAGGCCGCGAACTTCGCCGCCTTCAACGCGGCGACCGGTGAGCCGACGGACTGCAAGCTCAACTTCACGATCGGCTCCGGCACCGCGACCGTACGCGCGCTGACCGTCTCCCCCGACGGCAAGACGCTCTACGCGGGCGGCGAGTTCGGCACCGTCAACGGCGTCTCGCGCAGCCGCGTCGCGGCCATCGACATCGCGTCGTGCACCGTGAAGACCGGCTTCAACGCCGGCGCCGTCTCCGCCCGGGTCTACGGTCTCGACGCCGCGGCGAGCGGCCGGCTGTACCTGGCGGGCGACTTCAAGACCGTCCGCGGCAAGAGCCGGGTGAAGTTCGCGGCCGTCAACGCGACCACCGGCGCGCTGAACTCCTGGAAGGCCAACGCGGGCCCCGACCGGGCCGGCCGCGTCATCGAGGAGACCCCGAACGGGCAGCACGTGGTGGTCGGCGGCGACTTCAACGGGCTCAACGGCGACGCGAGCGTGCACGGCCTGGCCGTCGTCCGGGCCGACACCGGCGCGACCGTACGGGCCTTCAAGGGCGTGAGCAACAACCAGAACAACCCGTACGAGCTGCACTGGAACTCCCTCGTCAAGGGCATCCACATCGACGGGTCCGGCATCTACACCGCGCACGAGGGCCACGGCGGCGGCGTCTTCGACGGCCGGCTCGCGATGAACCTCAACAGCACCTTCACCCAGCGCTGGCGCGACACCTGCCTGGGCGCCACCCAGGACGTCACCGTCTACAAGGACGTGCTGTACAGCGTCTCGCACGCGCACAACTGCAGCAGCATGGGCCAGTTCCCGGAGCTGAACGAGCGGCAGCACCTGCTCGCCGAGTCCGTGGACAACCCCAAGCCGCTGCTCTCCTGGTTCCCCGACACCGACGACGGCCCGTCCGGCACCGAGCAGATCGGCCCGCGCGTGATGGTCACCTCGTCCAGCGGCGGCAAGGACTACATGTGGGTGGGCGGCGAGTTCACCCGGATCCAGTCCAACGGCAACAAGCTCCAGCAGGGCCTGGTCCGCTTCGCCAACACCCCCGACTCCCGCAAGCCCGTCGCCGGCGCCACCGGCGTGACGGCGGCGAACGTCGACGGCGGCGTGCGGCTGCGCTGGAAGGCCGGCTGGGACCGCGACGACAGCAAGCTGACGTACACGATCTACCGCAACGGCGAGGCGCTGGAGACCAAGCCGACTCTGGACTCCAATTTCTGGACGCTGCCCCAGGGCTCCTTCACCGACAGCACGGTCAAGCCCGGCACGTCGTACAGCTACCAGATCACCGCGAGCGACGCCGTCGGCAACACCACCGCCAAGTCCGCGGCGGTGACGGTGACCACGCCCGGCACGCCGTCCGAGACGACGGTCGAGCGCACCACGACCGCCGACGCCTACGTCAACGGCTCGGCGACGAGCACCAACTACGGCGCGCACAACCAGCTCCTGGTGAGGAAGACCTCCCCGTACCTCAGCTACCTGCGGTTCTCGCTGCCGCAGGCGCCGAGCGGCATGACGCTGAAGTCCGCGAAGCTGACGCTGCGCACGACGAACGACGCCAGCGCGGGCACCCCGGACACCGTCAGCGTGCAGCCGGTCACCGGCGCCTGGTCGGAGTCGGAGGTGACGTACGCGACCCGGCCGGCTCTGTCGTCCACGGTGCTGGGCACGTTCACCGGCGCGACGGAGCTGGACACCGACTACACCGCGTCGCTCTCCGCCGCCCAGCTCAGCGGCTCACTGGGCGACACCCTGGACGTGGCGCTGACCAGCGACGGCACCGACGCCTGGTGGGTGCGGGCGCGCGAGACCTCGTACGCGCCGAAGCTCACGCTGACGTTCGGAGCGGGCTGA
- a CDS encoding glycosyltransferase family 2 protein: MKRLPIVVAIPTKNEAENIATTVRSVIDHFEAVVVVDSDSTDDTRALAADQGAEIVPYTWDGKYPKKKQWCLDHVHPELDWMLFVDGDETPSPELIAELHRIFDPAADGSVKVAPAAFDIPLGYWFAGKRLRHGYTIVKRALMDRTRVRFPELGDLEAPGMGEQEGHYQPLADGPVVRLRATIEHEDLDPVRTWFERHNRYSDWEAWLELHPEVREEIRQAKTRQGQLFHKAPLKPLVSFAYAYVCKRGFLDGRAGLDYALAMSFYRWQIGLKTREKSA, from the coding sequence TTGAAGAGACTGCCCATCGTCGTCGCGATACCGACCAAGAACGAGGCCGAGAACATCGCGACGACGGTGCGGTCCGTCATCGACCACTTCGAGGCCGTGGTGGTGGTCGACTCGGACAGCACGGACGACACCCGCGCCCTGGCGGCGGACCAGGGCGCCGAGATCGTCCCGTACACCTGGGACGGCAAGTACCCGAAGAAGAAGCAGTGGTGCCTGGACCACGTCCATCCCGAACTGGACTGGATGCTGTTCGTCGACGGCGACGAGACCCCGAGCCCGGAGCTGATCGCCGAACTCCACCGCATCTTCGACCCGGCGGCCGACGGCTCGGTCAAGGTGGCCCCGGCGGCGTTCGACATCCCGCTGGGCTACTGGTTCGCGGGCAAGCGCCTGCGCCACGGCTACACCATCGTCAAACGCGCCCTGATGGACCGCACCCGCGTCCGCTTCCCGGAGCTGGGCGATTTGGAAGCCCCGGGCATGGGCGAGCAGGAGGGCCACTACCAGCCGCTCGCCGACGGCCCGGTGGTCCGGCTGCGCGCCACGATCGAGCACGAGGACCTGGACCCGGTCCGCACGTGGTTCGAGCGGCACAACCGCTACTCGGACTGGGAGGCGTGGCTGGAACTCCACCCGGAGGTCCGCGAGGAGATCCGCCAGGCCAAGACCCGCCAGGGGCAGCTCTTCCACAAGGCCCCGCTGAAGCCCTTGGTGTCGTTCGCGTACGCCTACGTCTGCAAACGCGGCTTCCTCGACGGCCGCGCGGGCCTGGACTACGCCCTGGCGATGAGCTTCTACCGCTGGCAGATCGGCCTCAAGACCCGGGAGAAGAGCGCATAG
- a CDS encoding NAD(P)H-dependent oxidoreductase: protein MKTLIVYAHPEPKSLNGSLKDLAVSTLESAGHEVRVSDLYAMNWKAVVDAADYGPDASRPLKVALDSGRAFDAGTLTPDVLAEQEKLLWADTIIFQFPLWWYAMPAILKGWVDRVFTYHFAYGVGEHSDTKYGERFGEGTLVGRKALLSVTAGGTESHYAARGINGPIDDLLFPIQHGILYYPGIEVLPPFLLYGTDRMTGEDYPDVAKAWEQRLLTLESTEPIAFRRQNFGDYEIPSLHLKEGLEPAGRTGFGLHVLG, encoded by the coding sequence ATGAAGACGCTGATCGTCTACGCCCACCCGGAGCCGAAGTCGCTCAACGGCTCGCTGAAGGATCTGGCGGTGTCCACGTTGGAGAGCGCCGGGCACGAGGTGCGGGTGAGCGATCTGTACGCGATGAACTGGAAGGCGGTCGTGGACGCCGCCGACTACGGCCCCGACGCTTCGCGTCCGCTGAAGGTCGCCCTGGACTCGGGCCGGGCCTTCGATGCCGGGACGCTCACCCCGGACGTTCTCGCCGAGCAGGAGAAGCTGCTGTGGGCCGACACGATCATCTTCCAGTTCCCGCTGTGGTGGTACGCGATGCCCGCGATCCTCAAAGGCTGGGTGGACCGGGTGTTCACCTACCACTTCGCGTACGGCGTCGGCGAGCACAGCGACACCAAGTACGGCGAACGGTTCGGCGAGGGCACCCTCGTGGGCCGGAAGGCGCTACTGTCTGTGACCGCAGGCGGCACGGAGTCGCACTACGCCGCTCGCGGGATCAACGGCCCCATCGACGATCTGCTGTTCCCGATACAGCACGGCATCCTCTACTACCCCGGCATCGAGGTGCTGCCGCCGTTCCTGCTGTACGGCACCGACCGGATGACCGGCGAGGACTACCCGGATGTCGCCAAGGCATGGGAACAGCGCCTGCTCACCCTGGAGTCGACCGAACCGATCGCGTTCCGGCGGCAGAACTTCGGCGACTACGAGATTCCCTCGCTGCATCTGAAGGAGGGACTGGAGCCCGCGGGCCGCACGGGGTTCGGGCTGCACGTACTCGGCTGA
- a CDS encoding IS110 family transposase: MSKRQVRVWAGIDAGKGHHWAAVVDDTGATLWSKKIDNDESAILTALGEILGLADEVHWAVDIAGTSSALLLALLAAHGQRTVYVPGRTVNRMAGAYRGEAKTDARDAYVIAETARHRRDFTTIDVPAQLAADLALLTAHRADLVADRVRMINRLRDMLTGIFPALERAFDYSAHKGALVLLTGYQTPAAIRRRGRARLTAWLANRAVRGADAVAATALEAAQAQQTALPGEDVAAQLVADLATQILALDDRLKQIDKQIRERFRSHPQAEIIESLPGMGPILGAEFIVAAGDLTAYTDAGHLASAAGLVPVPRDSGRRTGNLHRPKRYSRRLRRVFYLSAQTSIIREGPNRDFYLKKRDEGCKHVQAVIALARRRASVLWALLRDNRAFTPAPPATQTA, encoded by the coding sequence GTGAGTAAGCGACAGGTCCGGGTCTGGGCCGGTATCGACGCGGGCAAGGGCCATCACTGGGCCGCGGTGGTCGACGACACCGGCGCCACACTGTGGTCGAAGAAGATCGACAACGACGAGTCCGCGATCCTGACCGCGCTGGGGGAGATCCTCGGCCTGGCGGACGAGGTGCACTGGGCGGTGGACATTGCCGGCACGTCCTCCGCGCTGCTGCTGGCCTTGCTCGCCGCCCACGGCCAGCGGACCGTCTACGTGCCCGGCCGCACGGTCAACCGCATGGCCGGGGCTTACCGGGGCGAGGCCAAGACCGACGCCCGTGACGCCTACGTCATCGCCGAAACCGCCCGCCACCGCCGGGACTTCACCACGATCGACGTGCCCGCGCAGCTGGCCGCCGACCTCGCACTGCTGACCGCCCACCGCGCCGACCTGGTCGCCGACCGGGTGCGGATGATCAACCGGCTCCGCGACATGCTGACCGGCATCTTCCCCGCGCTGGAACGGGCCTTCGACTACTCCGCCCACAAAGGCGCGCTGGTCCTGCTGACGGGGTACCAGACCCCGGCCGCGATCCGGCGCCGTGGCCGGGCGAGACTGACGGCCTGGCTGGCCAACCGCGCAGTGCGCGGCGCCGACGCCGTTGCCGCGACCGCACTGGAAGCCGCCCAGGCACAGCAGACCGCGCTGCCCGGCGAGGACGTCGCCGCTCAGCTCGTCGCCGACCTGGCCACGCAGATCCTGGCCCTGGACGACCGGCTCAAGCAGATCGACAAGCAGATCCGTGAGAGGTTCCGCAGCCACCCCCAAGCCGAGATCATCGAGTCCCTGCCCGGCATGGGCCCGATCCTCGGCGCCGAGTTCATCGTCGCCGCCGGCGACCTGACCGCCTACACCGACGCCGGCCACCTCGCCTCCGCAGCCGGCCTCGTGCCCGTCCCACGCGACTCCGGCCGGCGCACCGGCAACCTCCACCGGCCCAAGCGCTACAGCCGCCGCCTGCGACGGGTTTTCTACCTCTCCGCGCAGACCAGCATCATCCGCGAAGGCCCGAACCGGGACTTCTACCTCAAGAAGCGCGACGAAGGCTGCAAACACGTCCAGGCCGTCATCGCCCTGGCCCGCCGACGAGCCAGCGTGCTCTGGGCACTCCTGCGCGACAACCGAGCATTCACCCCCGCCCCACCGGCCACGCAGACGGCTTGA
- a CDS encoding helix-turn-helix transcriptional regulator, which produces MDDLAGFLRTRRSRVDPAAVGIPTDSRRRVEGLRREEVAHLSGVSVDYYVRLEQGRATQPSEQVLDALARVLGLEETEREHLYRLARQRRRAKAPSGQVRPELRRILDLIADAPAVIMDHRLDVLAGNRLARLLYGRPLPSLNTARHIFLEEAEHGLYADWETCTLDVVGHLRLAAGKYPDDPRLASLIGELAMGSERFRRLWARADVRARAHGRKVYRHPLIGLLELHQENFALPNESGMELIVLSAAPNSPAEDGLRLLAGLGAGGGDAHPTANAQVRE; this is translated from the coding sequence ATGGACGATCTCGCGGGCTTCCTGCGGACCCGGCGCTCCCGGGTCGACCCGGCGGCCGTCGGCATCCCCACCGACAGCCGCCGCCGGGTCGAAGGGCTGCGCCGCGAAGAGGTCGCGCACTTGTCCGGAGTCAGCGTCGACTACTATGTACGTTTGGAGCAGGGCCGCGCGACCCAGCCCTCCGAGCAGGTCCTCGACGCGCTCGCCCGCGTCCTCGGCCTCGAAGAGACCGAACGCGAACACCTCTACCGGCTCGCCCGGCAACGCCGCCGCGCGAAGGCACCGAGCGGGCAGGTCCGGCCGGAGCTGCGCCGCATCCTCGACCTGATCGCCGACGCACCCGCGGTGATCATGGACCACCGCCTGGACGTGCTCGCCGGAAACCGCCTCGCCCGGCTCCTCTACGGCCGGCCGCTGCCGAGCCTGAACACCGCCCGGCACATCTTCCTTGAGGAGGCCGAGCACGGCCTCTACGCAGACTGGGAGACGTGCACCCTCGACGTGGTCGGGCACCTGCGCCTGGCCGCCGGCAAATACCCCGACGACCCCCGACTGGCCTCGCTGATCGGCGAGCTGGCAATGGGCAGCGAGCGCTTCCGCCGCCTCTGGGCCCGCGCGGACGTGCGCGCCCGCGCACATGGACGCAAGGTGTACCGGCACCCGCTGATCGGACTGCTGGAACTGCACCAGGAGAACTTCGCGCTACCGAACGAATCGGGCATGGAGCTGATCGTGCTGTCCGCCGCCCCCAACAGCCCCGCCGAGGACGGGCTGCGCCTGCTCGCGGGCCTGGGCGCGGGCGGCGGTGACGCGCATCCCACAGCGAACGCCCAGGTCCGCGAGTAA
- a CDS encoding RidA family protein — MTPKDGTTLLATGRLGEQISLDEGRSLAAVAATRALTAATAAAEQAGTTLHSVVSMTVYVAVTADFTRISEVADGASATLVRAFGRASLPTRTAVGVATLPGGAPVEIQLIATIARNPHPDPPSG; from the coding sequence GTGACGCCCAAGGACGGCACCACACTGCTCGCCACCGGCAGGCTCGGCGAGCAGATCTCCCTCGACGAAGGACGAAGCCTCGCCGCAGTCGCCGCGACGCGCGCCCTGACCGCAGCCACAGCTGCCGCCGAGCAGGCAGGAACGACCCTGCACTCGGTGGTGTCCATGACCGTGTACGTCGCGGTGACAGCAGACTTCACCCGCATCAGTGAGGTCGCCGACGGCGCCTCCGCCACGCTGGTGAGAGCCTTCGGCCGGGCGTCCCTGCCCACCCGTACCGCCGTCGGTGTCGCCACACTGCCCGGCGGAGCCCCGGTGGAAATCCAGCTCATCGCCACCATCGCGCGGAATCCCCACCCAGATCCCCCATCAGGGTGA
- a CDS encoding glycosyltransferase has translation MRVLHVVTLHTPTNDFGGPTRVALNLSKGLRARGVDSRIATLGDGFEGPLPRDIDGVPTFMYQAKHVLPRFEVSGITSPALLARARRLVRSADVVHVHLMRDLITLPFALIAQQAGVPVVLQTHGMIDPTEKPVARAVDVLGLRRALRKADATLYLTEFEHGEIQAVIPDTPLNRPRRLVNGVLPQERRPARTSGPPTVVYVARVQERKRPEDFIRAIPVVLAKYPDARFVLAGPDTGALAEPMMRLAAELGVADSVSYVGSLAPAEVLAQHRSSDVYVLPSVVEPFPVSVLEAMSVGVPVVITRTCGLGPDVAEAGAGRVLDSRADQDNGPLVGQAVLELLDPAANEEASKAAWQLINDRFAIDGVVDTLLDVYDEVRR, from the coding sequence TTGAGAGTTCTGCATGTCGTCACGCTGCACACGCCCACGAACGACTTCGGCGGGCCCACGCGCGTCGCCCTCAACCTGTCCAAGGGGCTGCGGGCCCGGGGCGTCGACTCGCGCATCGCCACCCTCGGCGACGGCTTCGAGGGCCCGCTGCCCCGCGACATCGACGGCGTGCCCACGTTCATGTACCAGGCGAAGCACGTGCTGCCGCGGTTCGAGGTGAGCGGCATCACCTCGCCGGCGCTGCTGGCCCGCGCCCGCCGCCTCGTCCGCTCCGCGGACGTCGTGCACGTCCACCTCATGCGGGACCTCATCACGCTGCCGTTCGCGCTCATCGCGCAGCAGGCGGGGGTGCCCGTGGTGCTCCAGACGCACGGCATGATCGACCCCACCGAGAAGCCGGTGGCCCGCGCCGTCGACGTGCTCGGGCTGCGCCGGGCGCTGCGCAAGGCGGACGCGACGCTGTACCTCACGGAGTTCGAGCACGGCGAGATCCAGGCCGTCATCCCGGACACGCCCCTGAACCGGCCGCGCCGCCTCGTCAACGGCGTGCTCCCGCAGGAGCGCAGGCCCGCGCGGACGTCGGGGCCGCCCACGGTCGTGTACGTCGCGCGGGTGCAGGAGCGCAAGCGGCCCGAGGACTTCATCCGGGCGATCCCGGTGGTGCTGGCGAAGTACCCGGATGCCCGCTTCGTCCTCGCAGGACCCGACACCGGCGCGCTGGCCGAGCCGATGATGCGGCTCGCGGCGGAGCTGGGGGTGGCGGACTCGGTGTCGTACGTCGGCTCCCTCGCTCCCGCCGAGGTCCTGGCCCAGCACCGCAGCTCCGACGTCTACGTACTCCCGTCGGTGGTCGAGCCGTTCCCGGTCTCGGTCCTGGAAGCCATGTCCGTAGGCGTCCCCGTCGTGATCACCCGCACCTGCGGCCTCGGCCCCGACGTCGCGGAGGCCGGCGCGGGCCGCGTCCTCGACAGCCGCGCCGACCAGGACAACGGCCCCCTGGTCGGCCAGGCCGTACTGGAACTCCTGGACCCGGCGGCCAACGAGGAGGCATCGAAGGCCGCCTGGCAGTTGATCAACGACCGGTTCGCCATCGACGGCGTGGTGGACACCCTCCTGGACGTCTACGACGAGGTGCGCCGTTGA